The genomic segment CTACATATACACAACTCCAAACCAATAAAAGCTCCAGCAGTTAACAGTGCAGTCAAACAAAGACATCTGCTGTGTCTTCTCCACAATGGTCTAAAAGTTGGATACATCAGTTAGGAGACTTAAAAAAACATTAGCTTTTGAAGCAAATTACAAGACGCTTTATTTGAGAAGTGGGaggcaggaagtgtaagcagtgTAGGTGAAAGACAAACAGTGGAAGCTTGTTTGCAGAATTTATGAGGTCATCTCCCAAATCCTGAAATTCACATTGACATCAGGATCCTTAAGTAGTGGAAtataatctttaaaaaaaatatcagTGCCTAAACTTTTCATGAACGCTCAAGGAAAACAAATACTTTGCACATTAAGATGCACAAGCTGATTTTAAATTAAACACAAAGCTTGACAAAGGATCTTTTCTCTTGGAAGCTGTGTGCCAAAGATTACATTTGAATTGAAATCGTCTAAATTAAGGATTAGAGTGATGGAGCAGAACGTGCagcgctttaaaaaaaaaaggccatGGGAATGTGTGAGCTCTGCATACCATCATATTGCACATGTAACCTGTCAGTGGGCTGTGATAATACAGAGACTCTGGGCATTGGGGTATTGAGTCGAAatgttgctttctctctctctgttggctgCAGTCTTGTTTAATTGAGAGAACGATGGGCCCTTTGTTCACGGGACATCACCCCTGAAACCTGGACAGAATAGGAAATTTTACTGGCAACCGTAGAGCAGTTTTGATGCTCCCAGCAGTGGAAAAATTGAAAGATTATTAAGACCAAGAATCAAATGTAAACTTATCTGGCACACTGGAATTCTATATTTAATGTCATGTGATTCAAAAGTTTACAGCTAAACCTGCGAGCAACTGCACAAAAGTGAAAACTTTACAAGAAGCTGGGAGCAAAATCCTTTTTGCCATCTTGGCCCTTCAGTGAGGAATCGGTGTGATCCCCATGCTCTGCGATGCAAGAGCATAGCTGACCATCGGTGTCGTGGCGTGGCTCATGGTGATGCCCGGGATCGGctgtgtgatggagacagtgacAGCTGCCATGGAAACTGGTGTGGCCATTCCCTGGGCGATAGTCTGGGCCAGGGCCAGCTCGGGCGTCAGGTGCGgtccggggggagggggcggggcggcGCTGGAGGGGGGCCCGGCGCTGGCGGGCACCACCAGGTCCTGCCGCGGCTGCAGCGCCTGGCTGCTCAGCGAGTTGTGGGCCTGCACGATGCTGTGGTTGTAGGCGGTGACGGCGGCGACGGTGGGCGGCGCCACGAGCTGCTCGGCCGCCGTGGTCAGCGTCACCACCTTGGGCTGGTTGCGGTAGTGGGCGTTTTGCTCAAGGAGGATCTCGTTGGTGGCCATCAGGTTCGACGCGTGCTTCTTGAGCTCCTCCACCCGCTTCCGCAGCATCAGGTTCTCCTCCTCCAGGTAGCGGTAGTCGACCGGGAATGGGCGCGGC from the Carcharodon carcharias isolate sCarCar2 chromosome 32, sCarCar2.pri, whole genome shotgun sequence genome contains:
- the LOC121271950 gene encoding zinc finger CCCH domain-containing protein 10-like produces the protein MPEKDNAFNNNSDKAGHSSSDICRDFMRNVCKRGKRCKFHHPEVNEASELSALNGEVPLGKGEVPVCRDHLYGGCQRGSRCKFLHFGGDSAGVPRDKTSPSFADVYDEYGHLLKRRWVESMRSDSYDLGVPRPFPVDYRYLEEENLMLRKRVEELKKHASNLMATNEILLEQNAHYRNQPKVVTLTTAAEQLVAPPTVAAVTAYNHSIVQAHNSLSSQALQPRQDLVVPASAGPPSSAAPPPPPGPHLTPELALAQTIAQGMATPVSMAAVTVSITQPIPGITMSHATTPMVSYALASQSMGITPIPH